Proteins encoded in a region of the Methanofollis tationis genome:
- the glmM gene encoding phosphoglucosamine mutase: MGDERVQKRLFGTNGVRGVIGQDMTPDLAMRIGKALGTMRKGRIAIGRDTRTSGEALACAVSAGLMATGCDVVDCGILPTPALQYIVMGGFDAGAMITASHNPPEYNGVKIIEPDGTEMGDEETLHLEEILFSGSFKTVPWDEVGGKKSEPNLREAYIDAIVGHFPPGIGQGMTVVVDPGSGPAAQTTPQILARLGCTVHTINGQMDGRFPGRLPEPSPEGLAPLAEMVRETGAAFGVAHDGDADRAVFIDNLGRYVEENREFGLVEGFICKQTKGLVVTPVSTSLIAGAVAEENGCTVEFTPVGSIYVARQMRKLIASGKPVVFGGEGNGGLIYPEHQFCRDGGMTAAMMVGLLHAAGAPLAALLDAMPAYHIIKEKIKTEHAADIIASLKRRHAGEDIDCRDGIRINRQGAWALVRPSGTEPMMRVIVEAEDEKTGTAFFADIMAEIKESAPDIAR; encoded by the coding sequence ATGGGCGACGAACGAGTACAAAAAAGATTGTTCGGAACAAACGGCGTCAGGGGCGTCATCGGCCAGGACATGACGCCGGACCTTGCGATGCGGATCGGCAAAGCGCTCGGGACAATGCGCAAAGGGCGGATCGCCATCGGGAGAGATACACGGACCTCGGGCGAGGCCCTTGCATGCGCCGTCTCGGCAGGGCTGATGGCGACCGGATGCGACGTCGTGGACTGCGGCATCCTGCCCACGCCAGCACTGCAGTATATCGTGATGGGCGGGTTCGACGCGGGGGCAATGATCACCGCCTCGCACAACCCCCCCGAGTACAACGGCGTCAAGATCATCGAGCCCGACGGCACCGAGATGGGAGACGAAGAGACGCTGCACCTCGAAGAGATCCTCTTCTCGGGATCGTTTAAAACCGTGCCATGGGACGAGGTCGGCGGGAAGAAGAGCGAGCCGAACCTGAGGGAAGCCTACATCGATGCCATCGTGGGCCATTTCCCTCCCGGCATCGGGCAGGGCATGACCGTCGTGGTCGACCCCGGTTCGGGCCCGGCGGCACAGACCACCCCGCAGATCCTCGCGCGCCTGGGCTGCACCGTCCACACGATCAACGGTCAGATGGACGGCCGGTTCCCGGGCCGCCTCCCTGAACCGAGCCCTGAAGGGCTTGCGCCCCTTGCCGAGATGGTCAGGGAAACCGGCGCCGCCTTCGGCGTGGCCCACGACGGCGACGCCGACAGGGCAGTGTTCATCGACAACCTCGGCAGATATGTCGAAGAAAACAGGGAGTTCGGCCTTGTTGAAGGCTTCATCTGCAAACAGACAAAAGGGCTCGTTGTCACCCCGGTATCCACCTCGCTGATCGCCGGGGCGGTGGCAGAAGAAAACGGGTGCACGGTGGAGTTCACGCCGGTCGGAAGCATCTATGTCGCCAGGCAGATGCGCAAACTCATCGCCTCCGGAAAGCCGGTCGTCTTTGGGGGAGAAGGAAACGGGGGACTCATCTACCCGGAGCACCAGTTCTGCCGCGACGGCGGCATGACCGCCGCGATGATGGTCGGGCTGCTCCATGCGGCGGGCGCACCTCTCGCCGCTCTCCTGGACGCCATGCCGGCCTACCACATCATCAAAGAGAAGATCAAGACAGAACATGCCGCAGATATCATCGCCTCCTTAAAGAGGCGGCATGCAGGAGAGGATATCGACTGCCGGGACGGCATCAGGATCAACCGGCAGGGGGCCTGGGCACTCGTCCGCCCCTCGGGAACCGAACCGATGATGCGTGTCATCGTCGAGGCGGAAGATGAAAAAACCGGCACCGCATTCTTTGCCGACATCATGGCAGAGATCAAAGAATCGGCCCCGGATATCGCCCGTTAG
- the mobB gene encoding molybdopterin-guanine dinucleotide biosynthesis protein B: MKIIQIVGRSNTGKTTFIVDLIRELKAKGSVAAVKHLGHKRYAIEGGKDTTRFAEAGAGRSVGIDDEKAVTISSAPELTAVLTELCDAGTGYCIIEGFKTIPFPRVVIGDLETEGVVLKNPATPGEVIEHLEEFEEFQTMQGVIRELRRSCPTERAGCILSFNGLVREITGEERTDYMDFSPSIDPLIREIEAEAAETPGVIGARFHHRKGRLYAGEDITYFAILAEHRQEAFLAMSRAIDRLKSEAHNKH; encoded by the coding sequence ATGAAGATCATCCAGATCGTTGGCCGGTCCAACACCGGCAAGACCACGTTCATCGTGGACCTGATCAGAGAACTCAAAGCAAAGGGAAGCGTCGCCGCCGTCAAGCACCTCGGCCATAAGAGATATGCGATCGAAGGGGGGAAGGACACCACCAGGTTCGCAGAGGCAGGTGCCGGGCGATCGGTCGGGATCGACGACGAAAAGGCGGTGACCATCAGCAGCGCGCCAGAACTGACCGCCGTCCTGACCGAACTCTGCGACGCCGGCACCGGGTACTGCATCATCGAGGGGTTCAAAACGATTCCGTTCCCGCGGGTCGTCATCGGCGACCTCGAAACAGAGGGGGTCGTCCTGAAAAACCCGGCCACGCCCGGAGAGGTGATCGAACACCTCGAAGAGTTCGAAGAGTTCCAGACGATGCAGGGCGTCATCAGGGAACTGCGGCGCTCCTGCCCGACCGAGCGGGCAGGATGCATTCTCTCGTTCAACGGCCTCGTCAGGGAGATCACCGGCGAGGAGAGGACCGATTACATGGACTTCTCCCCCTCGATCGATCCCCTGATCAGGGAGATCGAGGCCGAGGCCGCAGAGACGCCCGGCGTCATCGGCGCGCGTTTCCACCACCGCAAAGGGCGACTGTACGCCGGCGAGGATATCACCTACTTTGCAATCCTTGCAGAGCACCGGCAGGAGGCCTTTCTGGCCATGAGCCGGGCAATCGACCGGCTTAAGAGCGAAGCCCACAATAAACACTGA
- a CDS encoding DUF5806 family protein: protein MGQPADRSDEINKYRKFRKVEGSTYHRVNQFLRKHTYITAREWAIARLCADFQTTSGAEMTFIGAHLPELVPFMTEPYTPQAVNQARNAFRNKVKMAGATFFYGALCGFFTPEELDDILFESSEVARFLMEIEGTALEIDEEIDLEDRVAAVMKNVSRSSAEILKERIKNSGSEKE from the coding sequence ATGGGACAGCCGGCAGACCGCTCCGACGAGATCAACAAATACCGGAAGTTCAGGAAGGTCGAGGGCTCGACCTACCACCGCGTCAACCAGTTTCTCCGCAAACACACCTACATCACGGCGCGCGAGTGGGCGATCGCCCGCCTCTGCGCCGACTTCCAGACCACGAGCGGGGCCGAGATGACCTTCATCGGGGCGCATCTGCCAGAGCTCGTCCCGTTCATGACCGAGCCCTACACGCCGCAGGCAGTGAACCAGGCCCGCAACGCCTTTCGGAACAAGGTGAAGATGGCAGGGGCGACGTTCTTCTACGGCGCCCTCTGCGGTTTTTTCACGCCCGAAGAACTCGACGATATCCTCTTCGAGTCGAGCGAAGTTGCGCGGTTCCTGATGGAGATCGAGGGGACGGCCCTTGAGATCGACGAGGAGATCGACCTCGAAGATCGGGTCGCCGCCGTGATGAAGAACGTCTCGCGCTCTTCGGCTGAAATCCTCAAAGAGCGAATAAAAAATTCAGGAAGTGAGAAAGAATGA
- a CDS encoding IS256 family transposase has translation MDPLALIEDYLSDNENGMKTLITWFLNQVMLLEALHQAGAEQYERTDARKAHRNGYKKRSLKTRYGETILQKPQFREFPFETQVFGRYSRVEKALENAIFESYLQGVSTRRIQEIVAHFGIEQLSPASVSRIAKDLDEQVHAFLQRPIEQEIPYLFVDASYYKVREGPRYITKALLVIAGVRMDGYREILGARITDCENEMFWSGLFEDLKERGLVGVKMVVSDGHAGIQKAAEAAFLGASWQMCSVHCTRAVLKNIPRKHQKEVAESLKEAYGDEERLQQLADDLNERGYRKAANTIERFIPGLMSYTAFPKEHAKRIRTTNMMERVNKELKRRTKVVGAFPNEESLLRLAGSILMDINEEWVTGRRYLTMEGE, from the coding sequence ATGGATCCCTTAGCGTTAATCGAAGATTATCTTTCCGATAATGAGAATGGCATGAAGACCCTCATCACCTGGTTCCTCAACCAGGTGATGCTGCTCGAAGCCCTCCACCAGGCGGGAGCCGAGCAGTATGAACGAACCGATGCGCGGAAGGCTCACCGAAACGGCTACAAGAAGCGATCTCTGAAAACCCGATATGGAGAAACGATCCTCCAGAAACCGCAGTTCCGAGAATTTCCCTTCGAAACACAGGTATTTGGACGCTATTCCCGGGTTGAGAAGGCTCTTGAGAATGCTATCTTTGAATCCTACCTTCAGGGAGTCTCAACCCGCCGGATCCAGGAGATTGTTGCTCATTTTGGCATCGAACAACTCTCTCCTGCTTCAGTATCCAGGATAGCAAAGGACCTCGATGAACAGGTCCATGCATTCCTTCAGAGGCCGATTGAACAGGAGATTCCCTATCTCTTTGTGGATGCTTCGTACTACAAAGTCAGAGAGGGACCACGCTACATCACCAAAGCTCTTCTGGTGATCGCCGGTGTTCGAATGGATGGCTACCGGGAAATCCTGGGAGCTAGAATCACTGATTGTGAAAATGAGATGTTCTGGTCGGGATTGTTCGAAGACCTCAAAGAACGAGGATTGGTGGGTGTCAAGATGGTTGTCTCAGATGGTCATGCCGGGATCCAGAAGGCGGCGGAAGCCGCCTTCCTCGGCGCATCGTGGCAGATGTGCTCGGTCCATTGCACCCGGGCGGTTTTAAAGAATATTCCACGGAAACATCAGAAAGAAGTTGCTGAGTCCTTGAAGGAGGCATATGGGGACGAGGAAAGACTTCAGCAGCTTGCAGATGATCTGAACGAACGAGGATATCGGAAAGCGGCCAATACGATCGAGAGATTCATCCCGGGACTTATGAGTTACACGGCGTTCCCGAAAGAGCACGCAAAGCGGATCCGAACGACGAACATGATGGAAAGAGTCAACAAGGAACTGAAACGGAGAACCAAAGTTGTAGGGGCCTTTCCCAATGAAGAGTCACTCCTCAGGCTGGCAGGATCCATCCTGATGGACATCAATGAGGAGTGGGTGACCGGCAGAAGATATTTGACGATGGAGGGGGAATGA
- the istB gene encoding IS21-like element helper ATPase IstB has translation MTALVYERVHDNLKRLKLTTFEALLDNYLEVAAKEERSTLEVLDYLLDQEVKSKEERALEFRMRLASFPMEKRLDDFDMSFQPSLDPAVIRDLSSLRFIHHAENVVFLGPPGVGKTHLALALGHEAVKNGFRVYYANASSLIERLVKANRENKLEERIKALAKFNLLIIDEMGYLPFNSEGAHCFFSLISRRYEKSSTIFTSNKSYGEWGEIFGDHVIAAAVLDRILHHCTTLNIKGDSYRLKERRRQGLLSHTLPG, from the coding sequence ATGACCGCTCTGGTCTATGAACGGGTTCATGATAACCTGAAGAGGTTGAAATTGACGACCTTTGAAGCACTTCTCGACAATTATCTTGAGGTTGCTGCAAAGGAGGAACGATCGACCCTTGAAGTCCTCGACTACCTGCTGGATCAGGAGGTGAAGAGCAAGGAGGAGCGTGCGCTTGAGTTCAGGATGAGGTTAGCAAGTTTTCCGATGGAGAAGAGGTTGGATGACTTCGATATGAGTTTTCAGCCATCGCTGGATCCCGCGGTGATCCGGGACCTCTCTTCACTCCGGTTTATCCATCACGCAGAGAACGTGGTGTTTCTCGGACCTCCGGGAGTAGGGAAGACCCATCTTGCTCTTGCCCTTGGCCACGAGGCGGTGAAGAACGGATTTCGGGTGTATTATGCGAATGCGTCCAGCCTCATTGAACGGTTGGTGAAAGCGAACCGGGAGAATAAACTTGAAGAGAGGATCAAGGCACTGGCGAAATTCAATCTTCTGATCATCGATGAAATGGGATATTTGCCGTTCAACAGCGAGGGAGCTCACTGTTTCTTCAGCCTTATTTCACGAAGATACGAGAAATCATCGACGATATTCACCTCGAATAAGTCGTACGGGGAGTGGGGCGAGATCTTCGGGGATCATGTGATCGCCGCAGCGGTTCTTGACCGGATTCTTCACCACTGCACCACCCTGAACATTAAAGGGGATAGTTATCGCTTGAAGGAACGACGGAGGCAGGGGCTTCTTTCACACACCCTGCCAGGATGA
- the istA gene encoding IS21 family transposase: MFTAEEFFMIRDLHHQGLNISQISRTTGYHRNTVRKYLAAQTLPAPASRGPRQSKLDPFKAYIHQRITEYPLSAARIYREIQEMGFDGKCTIVKDYISTIRPRETLQAVLRYETKPGVQAQVDWGECNHIEEDGHSHKLSCFSMILGYSRMRFMEFTLSTDVYTLIQCHLHAFDYFGGYTEEILYDNIKTVILKRALRASDHQWNAKFEDFFSHYGFIPRLCRPYCPQTKGKVENSIGYLKRDFLLGGTFTSLDDMNRQLLQWLNRINATPHGTTNEIPFDRLDQENLKPMTGVPPYPLRREEHRKISREAYVSYRGNRYSVPYRYAGREAVLELQDNQMTVRVGTEAVCSHTIVPGHARVIREKEHFSGLLAEAMQCNARCRKTSKPLFSIVAPQVEQRPLSVYDQFSEEVRR; the protein is encoded by the coding sequence ATGTTCACTGCGGAGGAGTTCTTTATGATACGCGACTTGCATCACCAGGGGCTGAACATCAGCCAGATCTCACGCACAACCGGCTATCACCGAAACACGGTCCGAAAATATCTTGCCGCACAAACCCTGCCGGCACCTGCATCCCGTGGACCCCGACAGAGCAAACTCGACCCGTTCAAGGCATATATCCATCAACGCATCACCGAGTATCCCCTCAGTGCAGCCCGGATCTATCGTGAAATCCAGGAGATGGGATTTGATGGGAAATGTACCATCGTCAAAGACTATATCAGCACGATCCGCCCCCGCGAAACGTTACAGGCTGTCCTCCGGTATGAAACCAAACCCGGTGTCCAGGCCCAGGTCGACTGGGGAGAGTGCAATCACATCGAGGAAGACGGTCACTCCCACAAACTCTCCTGCTTCAGCATGATCCTCGGGTATTCCCGGATGCGCTTCATGGAATTCACCCTCTCCACCGACGTCTACACCCTCATTCAGTGCCATCTCCATGCCTTCGACTACTTTGGCGGCTACACTGAAGAGATCCTCTACGACAACATCAAGACGGTGATCCTCAAGCGGGCACTTCGTGCCAGCGACCACCAGTGGAACGCAAAGTTCGAAGACTTTTTCTCGCACTACGGTTTTATCCCGCGGCTCTGCAGGCCCTACTGTCCCCAGACCAAGGGAAAGGTTGAGAACTCCATCGGGTACCTGAAACGCGATTTCCTGCTGGGAGGTACGTTCACGTCCCTCGACGACATGAACCGACAACTCCTGCAATGGCTCAACCGGATCAACGCCACGCCCCACGGGACCACGAACGAGATCCCGTTCGACCGCCTGGACCAGGAGAACCTGAAACCCATGACTGGCGTTCCCCCCTACCCGCTCCGAAGAGAAGAACACCGGAAGATTTCGCGCGAGGCCTACGTGTCGTACCGGGGCAACCGGTATTCGGTCCCGTATCGGTATGCCGGGAGGGAGGCCGTCCTGGAACTGCAGGATAATCAGATGACAGTCCGCGTCGGCACCGAAGCGGTATGTTCGCATACGATCGTTCCCGGCCATGCCCGGGTCATCCGGGAGAAGGAGCACTTTTCCGGCCTTCTTGCTGAGGCCATGCAGTGCAATGCACGGTGCAGGAAGACCTCAAAACCACTGTTTTCGATCGTTGCTCCACAGGTGGAGCAGCGCCCACTGTCAGTCTATGACCAGTTCTCCGAGGAGGTGCGACGATGA
- the xerA gene encoding site-specific tyrosine recombinase/integron integrase, protein MKNGHFSECLDHFEIYLKMRNYSPRTIKSYEETVRHFARYVWLCRHGDPGSFDEGAFATAGLDSPAEVPTAMVNNYLSWLAERRSYKPRTLHRMISSLSSFYSYLYAQGAISADPMPAVERPRVKNQELKYLKHSQVVRLLKSIDDDLDRLIVRLIYATGVRVSELCSIDIGDIDFEEHTIRVKGKGDKIRTVFVDEETLAEIEGHIGNKIMGPLFVGQQGKNLSARTVQRIFQRYAPPGITPHKIRHSYASELYRRSKNLRVVQENLGHSSIKTTEVYLHTDLDERQAVYRQYFPLSQGGGKGR, encoded by the coding sequence ATGAAAAATGGTCATTTTTCAGAGTGCCTGGATCACTTCGAAATCTACCTCAAAATGCGAAATTACTCCCCCAGAACCATCAAAAGTTATGAAGAGACGGTCCGGCACTTTGCCCGCTATGTGTGGCTCTGCCGGCATGGCGATCCCGGTTCTTTTGACGAGGGCGCATTCGCGACGGCCGGCCTCGACTCCCCGGCTGAGGTCCCCACCGCGATGGTGAACAACTATCTCTCCTGGCTTGCCGAACGGCGCTCCTATAAGCCCAGGACCCTGCACCGCATGATCTCCTCCCTCTCGTCGTTCTATTCGTACCTCTATGCGCAGGGGGCGATCTCTGCCGATCCGATGCCGGCCGTGGAGCGGCCGCGGGTCAAGAACCAGGAACTGAAATATCTCAAGCACAGTCAGGTGGTCCGCCTTCTAAAGTCCATAGATGACGATCTTGACCGTTTGATTGTCAGGCTGATCTATGCGACCGGCGTCCGCGTCTCTGAACTCTGCAGCATCGATATCGGGGACATCGATTTTGAAGAGCACACCATCAGGGTGAAGGGCAAGGGTGACAAAATCCGGACGGTCTTTGTCGACGAGGAGACGCTCGCCGAGATCGAGGGGCATATCGGGAACAAAATTATGGGTCCGCTCTTTGTCGGCCAGCAGGGCAAGAACCTCTCTGCGCGGACCGTGCAGCGGATCTTTCAGCGGTATGCGCCGCCCGGCATCACGCCGCATAAGATCCGTCATTCCTATGCCTCTGAGCTCTACCGGCGCTCGAAGAACCTCAGGGTCGTCCAGGAAAACCTCGGCCACTCTTCGATCAAGACGACCGAGGTCTACCTGCACACCGACCTCGACGAGCGGCAGGCGGTGTACCGGCAGTACTTCCCGCTCTCACAGGGGGGCGGGAAGGGGCGATAA
- a CDS encoding MBL fold metallo-hydrolase, protein MQITILGAESLGARSMATVVEAGGRTVLIDPGVALAPRRFGLPPHPAEREAAAGIRRAILAWLPRATDMVFTHYHGDHVPLRESDPHQIPLAGFTLPEGCRLLAKGPDMLSRRSSGRRSDIEKATGGPIPNAEGTDDGVVACSLPVPHGGRAGAVMMVAVREGAQCFVHASDTQLRSDEAVRLIEAWGPTVVFSSGPPLYLPSIDRAEEEAAFSRAIHGAEIAGPLILDHHLMRSENGPAWIRDLGRASGRPVVSAAEFMGRPNRLLEAGRRELWSGTQGR, encoded by the coding sequence GTGCAGATCACGATCCTCGGTGCCGAATCTCTCGGCGCCCGCTCCATGGCGACGGTCGTCGAGGCAGGGGGGAGGACGGTGCTCATCGATCCCGGTGTCGCCCTCGCCCCCCGGCGGTTCGGGCTGCCGCCGCACCCTGCTGAAAGAGAAGCGGCGGCAGGGATACGCCGGGCGATCCTCGCATGGCTGCCGCGGGCGACCGACATGGTCTTCACCCATTACCACGGCGACCATGTGCCGCTCAGGGAGTCCGACCCCCACCAGATCCCCCTCGCCGGGTTCACCCTCCCTGAGGGCTGCCGCCTCCTTGCGAAGGGGCCGGACATGCTTTCCCGCCGTTCATCAGGGCGGCGCAGCGATATCGAGAAGGCAACCGGAGGTCCCATCCCGAACGCGGAAGGCACCGACGACGGTGTTGTCGCCTGTTCCCTGCCGGTCCCCCACGGCGGCAGGGCGGGTGCGGTGATGATGGTGGCGGTGCGCGAAGGAGCGCAGTGTTTTGTGCATGCTTCAGATACCCAGCTCCGCTCCGATGAGGCGGTCCGCCTCATCGAGGCATGGGGGCCGACGGTCGTTTTTTCTTCCGGCCCGCCGCTCTACCTCCCGTCGATCGACCGGGCGGAAGAAGAAGCGGCTTTTTCGCGGGCGATCCATGGTGCAGAGATTGCAGGGCCGCTCATCCTCGACCACCACCTCATGAGGTCGGAAAACGGACCGGCATGGATCCGGGACCTCGGGAGAGCGAGCGGGCGGCCGGTTGTCTCCGCCGCAGAGTTCATGGGGAGGCCGAACCGTCTGCTTGAGGCCGGGCGCCGGGAACTCTGGTCGGGAACGCAGGGGCGATAA
- a CDS encoding RNA recognition motif domain-containing protein has product MNGCGRRGGYPLFSGIDAAMDPYGRKFPLHRQRPVCKEPALPGERPHRLVPGVSDDRRGGCAALRPPPHTRSSGKKDSEEDKKNQSVYPGIFVKITQNTRHIFTRKVICRASSRVRVSKNYFNIKIISIWRIPEMETSRLYVGNLTYSVTEKQLEELFSQYGDVKSVKIIGDKGFGFVEMGTPEEAEKAKEALNETIFVGRTLRIDEAQPPRPRREFQRY; this is encoded by the coding sequence ATGAATGGCTGCGGCAGAAGAGGAGGATATCCGCTTTTTTCAGGAATTGATGCGGCTATGGACCCTTACGGTCGGAAATTCCCATTGCATCGGCAGCGACCGGTTTGCAAAGAACCGGCACTTCCCGGGGAGAGGCCGCACCGTCTCGTCCCGGGGGTCAGCGACGATCGGAGAGGGGGGTGCGCGGCATTGCGCCCGCCTCCCCACACGCGATCTTCAGGGAAAAAAGATTCAGAAGAGGATAAAAAAAATCAGAGCGTTTATCCAGGTATTTTTGTTAAAATAACGCAAAATACCAGGCATATTTTCACCAGAAAGGTGATCTGTCGTGCTTCGTCCCGGGTGCGGGTATCAAAAAATTATTTCAATATAAAGATAATTAGTATATGGAGGATACCTGAAATGGAAACCAGCAGATTGTATGTCGGAAACCTGACATACTCCGTTACTGAAAAACAATTGGAAGAACTGTTTTCCCAATACGGCGATGTCAAGAGCGTCAAAATTATTGGAGACAAGGGCTTTGGATTCGTAGAGATGGGCACCCCTGAAGAGGCGGAAAAGGCAAAAGAGGCCCTGAACGAGACGATATTTGTCGGTCGCACGCTCAGGATTGACGAGGCGCAGCCCCCCCGTCCGAGAAGGGAATTCCAGAGATACTAA
- a CDS encoding replication factor C small subunit, protein MEGHSTIWIEKYRPQTLEDMVGQEEIVERLRSYVRSGSLPHLLFTGPAGVGKTTAAVALAREFFGETWQMNFRELNASDERGIDVVRNQIKQFARTSPLGGATFKVLFLDEADALTPDAQAALRRTMENYAQTCRFILSCNYSSKIIDPIQSRCAIYRFKGLDEAAVAEQVRRVAAAEEISLTEDAVHAIAYISEGDMRKALNALQGAAILSDRIDARMIYETTSTAKPEEIADLLGLCTKGDFTGAQGALRRLLRDRGIAPGELINQCFRALTSYQMETALKVAYIDHIGEADFRISEGADAEIQMDALIALFVLSAQKQA, encoded by the coding sequence ATGGAGGGCCACAGCACCATCTGGATCGAGAAGTACCGGCCGCAGACGCTCGAGGATATGGTCGGGCAGGAGGAGATCGTCGAGCGACTCAGGAGTTATGTGCGGAGCGGGAGTCTCCCGCATCTCCTCTTCACCGGACCGGCAGGCGTCGGCAAGACCACCGCAGCCGTTGCGCTCGCCCGCGAGTTCTTCGGCGAGACCTGGCAGATGAACTTCCGGGAACTCAACGCCTCGGACGAGCGCGGGATCGACGTCGTCCGCAACCAGATCAAGCAGTTCGCCCGGACATCGCCCCTCGGCGGTGCGACCTTCAAGGTGCTCTTCCTCGACGAGGCCGACGCCCTCACCCCGGACGCGCAGGCGGCCCTCCGCAGGACGATGGAAAACTATGCCCAGACCTGCCGGTTCATCCTCTCCTGCAACTACTCCTCGAAGATCATCGATCCGATCCAGAGCAGGTGCGCCATCTACCGGTTCAAGGGCCTCGACGAAGCAGCGGTGGCCGAGCAGGTGCGCCGCGTCGCCGCCGCCGAAGAGATCTCCCTCACCGAAGACGCCGTCCATGCGATCGCCTACATCTCCGAGGGTGATATGCGAAAGGCCCTCAACGCCCTGCAGGGTGCGGCGATCCTCTCTGACCGGATCGACGCCCGGATGATCTACGAGACCACCTCGACGGCAAAGCCCGAGGAGATCGCAGACCTGCTCGGCCTCTGCACGAAGGGCGACTTCACCGGTGCCCAGGGGGCGCTTCGCCGTCTGCTCAGGGACCGCGGCATCGCTCCGGGCGAACTGATCAACCAGTGCTTCAGGGCCCTCACCTCCTACCAGATGGAGACCGCCCTCAAGGTGGCGTACATCGACCACATCGGCGAGGCCGATTTTAGGATCTCCGAGGGTGCGGACGCCGAGATCCAGATGGACGCGCTGATCGCCCTCTTCGTCCTTTCGGCACAGAAGCAGGCGTGA